In one Paracoccus everestensis genomic region, the following are encoded:
- a CDS encoding gamma carbonic anhydrase family protein → MIWELDGIAPQLAADAWVAPDAQLIGRVVLEDGASVWWGAVLRGDNEEIRVGRGSNIQDLCVLHTDPGCPLVIGADCTIGHRAILHGCTIGEGALIGMGATILNGARIGAGALIGAGALVAENKEIPAGALVMGAPGKVVRVLDDAAQAGLRQSAARYRANAARFRAGLRQVG, encoded by the coding sequence ATGATCTGGGAACTGGACGGCATCGCCCCGCAGCTTGCGGCGGATGCCTGGGTCGCGCCCGACGCACAATTGATAGGCCGGGTCGTGCTGGAGGACGGCGCATCGGTCTGGTGGGGCGCGGTCCTGCGCGGCGATAACGAGGAAATCCGCGTAGGTCGGGGCAGCAACATCCAGGATCTCTGCGTTCTGCACACCGATCCCGGCTGTCCGCTGGTGATCGGCGCGGATTGCACCATCGGCCACCGCGCGATCCTGCACGGCTGCACCATCGGCGAGGGCGCCTTGATCGGCATGGGCGCGACGATCCTGAACGGCGCCCGGATCGGGGCAGGGGCTTTGATCGGCGCGGGCGCCCTGGTCGCCGAGAACAAGGAAATTCCGGCCGGTGCCTTGGTCATGGGCGCGCCCGGCAAGGTCGTGCGGGTGCTGGACGACGCGGCGCAGGCCGGCCTTCGCCAGTCCGCCGCACGATACCGCGCCAATGCCGCGCGCTTTCGCGCGGGCTTGCGGCAGGTCGGGTGA
- the gmk gene encoding guanylate kinase: protein MDRTGLLIILSSPSGAGKSTLARRLMDWDPSLRFSVSATTRPPRAGEVDGQHYVFTSPGAFHEMVEQGQMLEYAEVFGNLYGSPRAPVEAAMRDGRDTLFDVDWQGGQQIRASALGGHVVSIFVLPPSLPELERRLRARGQDSDGVIAGRMAKSRAEISHWAEYDYVLVNDDLDQTEHNLRAILTAERLRRDRQGGLGRFVKDLMEEHA, encoded by the coding sequence ATGGACAGAACCGGCCTGCTGATCATCCTGTCATCGCCTTCGGGCGCAGGGAAATCCACGCTGGCCCGGCGGCTGATGGATTGGGATCCCTCGCTGCGCTTTTCGGTATCCGCCACCACCCGTCCCCCCCGCGCGGGCGAGGTGGACGGGCAGCATTACGTCTTCACCTCGCCCGGGGCCTTTCACGAAATGGTCGAGCAGGGGCAGATGCTGGAATACGCCGAGGTCTTCGGGAACCTGTACGGCAGCCCCCGCGCGCCCGTCGAGGCCGCGATGCGCGACGGGCGCGACACGCTGTTCGACGTGGACTGGCAGGGCGGCCAGCAGATCCGCGCATCGGCCCTGGGCGGCCATGTCGTGTCGATCTTCGTTCTGCCGCCGTCCTTGCCGGAACTGGAACGCCGCCTTCGCGCACGCGGGCAGGACAGCGACGGGGTGATCGCGGGCCGGATGGCGAAAAGCCGGGCCGAGATCAGCCATTGGGCGGAATACGATTACGTCCTGGTCAACGACGATCTGGACCAGACCGAACACAACCTGCGCGCCATCCTGACCGCCGAACGCCTGCGCCGCGACCGGCAGGGGGGCCTGGGCCGCTTCGTCAAGGATCTGATGGAGGAACACGCATGA
- a CDS encoding PAS domain-containing protein yields the protein MSEWQDDKASHPPRADGTGQILQLADFNPAQPARILADMRAYWDSLRRGRAVPARSDIQPQGIHRALDHAFILERIAPGAARFRLAGQHLIDLMGMEVRGMAFCSLANPSSRGRWSDVLESVFRAPQLAQMTLHAKAEYARPELSARLLLLPLSSDLGDVTRALGCIIAEGQIGIAPRRFDLVSDEVMPIIEGGKTLAPSASDFGRDWRGAGPGKALDLQPSERPAKRADSAESRRAKFRVITPNPATPSLPSGATRS from the coding sequence GTGTCGGAATGGCAGGACGACAAGGCGTCGCATCCGCCCCGGGCGGATGGCACGGGACAGATTTTGCAACTTGCGGATTTCAACCCGGCGCAACCTGCCCGAATTCTGGCAGATATGCGCGCCTATTGGGACAGCCTGCGGCGCGGCCGGGCCGTGCCCGCACGGTCCGACATCCAGCCCCAGGGCATTCACCGCGCCCTTGATCACGCCTTTATCCTGGAACGAATCGCCCCCGGCGCCGCGCGCTTTCGCCTTGCGGGCCAGCACCTGATCGACCTGATGGGGATGGAGGTGCGGGGCATGGCCTTTTGTTCGCTGGCCAATCCCAGTTCGCGCGGCCGCTGGTCGGACGTGCTGGAATCGGTCTTCCGCGCCCCGCAACTGGCGCAGATGACGCTGCACGCCAAGGCGGAATATGCCCGCCCCGAACTGTCTGCGCGGCTGCTGCTGCTGCCCTTGTCCTCGGACCTGGGCGACGTGACCCGCGCGCTTGGCTGCATCATCGCCGAAGGCCAGATCGGCATCGCGCCGCGCCGCTTCGACCTGGTTTCCGACGAGGTCATGCCGATTATCGAGGGGGGCAAGACCCTCGCGCCCTCGGCTTCGGATTTCGGCCGCGACTGGCGCGGGGCCGGGCCGGGCAAGGCCCTTGACCTGCAACCTTCCGAACGCCCGGCGAAACGGGCGGACAGCGCGGAATCGCGGCGGGCCAAGTTCCGGGTGATCACCCCGAACCCCGCCACGCCGTCGCTGCCCTCGGGTGCGACCAGAAGCTAG
- the rnd gene encoding ribonuclease D, with amino-acid sequence MTTITRTEDLARFCEIAKTAPYVTVDTEFLRERTYWSKLCLIQLALPPASTPGTPGGEAVLVDPLAEGLSLEPLYDLFRHTGTVKVFHAARQDLEIFFHDAGLFPQPLFDTQVAAMVCGFGEQAGYETLVRRIARANLDKSSRFTDWSRRPLSDAQAAYALADVTHLRVIYEFLSAELRKNGRESWLAEEIAVLEDPETYITRPEEAWQKIRTRTNSPRFLAILRELARFRETYAQERDIPRTRVLKDDAMIEVASTKPLTEADLGRSRLLLREARKGDIANGILAAVKAGIESKDLPQPKADEPGKPGNAALSDLLRVLLKAKADASGVAPKLIASSSELDAIAQGDRDLPALKGWRAEVFGQDALRLAAGEIALSAKGGAVRVVPVG; translated from the coding sequence ATCACCACCATCACCCGGACCGAAGACCTGGCGCGTTTCTGCGAGATCGCAAAAACCGCCCCCTATGTCACGGTCGATACCGAATTCCTGCGCGAGCGGACCTATTGGTCCAAGCTGTGCCTGATCCAGCTTGCGCTTCCGCCCGCATCGACTCCCGGCACCCCGGGAGGAGAGGCGGTTCTGGTCGATCCCCTGGCCGAAGGCCTGTCACTGGAGCCGCTTTATGACCTGTTCCGCCACACCGGTACGGTCAAGGTGTTCCACGCCGCCCGCCAGGATCTGGAGATCTTCTTTCACGACGCGGGCCTGTTCCCGCAACCCTTGTTCGACACCCAGGTGGCCGCGATGGTCTGCGGGTTCGGCGAACAGGCAGGCTATGAAACCCTGGTGCGCCGGATCGCGCGGGCGAACCTGGACAAGTCGTCGCGCTTTACCGACTGGTCGCGCCGTCCCTTGTCGGACGCTCAGGCCGCCTATGCCCTGGCCGATGTGACGCATCTGCGGGTCATCTATGAATTTCTGTCGGCCGAGCTGCGCAAGAACGGCCGCGAAAGCTGGCTGGCCGAGGAAATCGCGGTCCTGGAAGACCCCGAAACCTATATCACCCGTCCCGAGGAAGCCTGGCAAAAGATTCGGACCCGCACCAACTCGCCGCGCTTCCTGGCGATCCTGCGCGAACTGGCCCGGTTCCGCGAAACCTATGCCCAGGAACGCGACATTCCCCGGACCCGCGTGCTGAAGGACGACGCGATGATCGAGGTCGCCTCGACCAAACCCCTGACCGAGGCCGACCTGGGCCGGTCCCGCCTGCTGCTGCGGGAAGCGCGCAAGGGCGATATCGCCAATGGCATCCTGGCCGCCGTCAAGGCGGGGATCGAATCCAAGGATCTGCCCCAGCCCAAGGCCGACGAACCGGGCAAGCCCGGCAATGCCGCATTGTCCGACCTTTTGCGCGTGCTGCTCAAGGCCAAGGCCGACGCGTCGGGCGTGGCGCCCAAGCTGATCGCCTCGTCCTCGGAACTGGACGCCATCGCCCAGGGCGACCGCGATCTGCCCGCGCTGAAAGGCTGGCGGGCCGAGGTGTTCGGCCAGGATGCATTGCGCCTGGCGGCAGGGGAAATCGCGCTGTCGGCCAAGGGCGGCGCAGTGCGCGTCGTGCCGGTGGGATAA
- the tgt gene encoding tRNA guanosine(34) transglycosylase Tgt, whose protein sequence is MSERFSFTLHATDGPARTGTIHTPRGEIRTPAFMPVGTAATVKAMLPESVRATGADILLGNTYHLMLRPGADRIARLGGLHRFMNWDRPILTDSGGFQVMSLAALRKLTENGVTFSSHIDGSKHMLSPETSMEIQRLLGSDIVMCFDECPALPATDDAVAQSMRLSMRWAQRSRDAFGDRPGHALFGIMQGGVTPDLREESAEALKAIGFDGYAIGGLAVGEGQEAMFGVLDYAPGFLPADKPRYLMGVGKPDDIVGAVQRGVDMMDCVLPSRSGRTGQAWTRRGQVNIKNARHADDPRPLDADCTCPACTGYSRAYLHHVFRAGEMISGMLLTWHNLHYFQELMAGLRGAIAEGRLDAFVADFHAVRAQGDIDAL, encoded by the coding sequence ATGAGCGAGCGTTTTTCCTTTACCCTTCACGCAACCGACGGCCCTGCGCGCACCGGCACCATCCACACGCCGCGGGGCGAGATCCGCACGCCCGCCTTCATGCCGGTGGGCACCGCGGCCACGGTCAAGGCGATGCTGCCGGAATCGGTGCGTGCCACGGGCGCGGACATCCTGCTGGGCAACACCTATCACCTGATGCTGCGCCCTGGCGCGGACCGGATCGCGCGGCTGGGCGGATTGCACCGTTTCATGAACTGGGACCGGCCGATCCTGACGGATTCCGGCGGCTTCCAGGTCATGTCGCTGGCCGCCCTTCGCAAGCTGACCGAAAACGGCGTCACCTTTTCATCCCATATCGACGGGTCCAAGCATATGCTGTCGCCCGAAACCAGCATGGAAATCCAGCGCCTGCTGGGCAGCGACATCGTGATGTGCTTTGACGAATGCCCCGCGCTGCCGGCGACCGACGACGCCGTGGCCCAGTCCATGCGCCTGTCGATGCGCTGGGCGCAGCGGTCGCGCGACGCCTTTGGCGACAGGCCGGGCCATGCGCTGTTCGGCATCATGCAGGGCGGCGTCACGCCTGACCTGCGCGAGGAATCCGCCGAGGCCCTGAAGGCCATCGGCTTTGATGGCTATGCCATCGGCGGCCTTGCCGTGGGCGAGGGACAGGAGGCGATGTTCGGCGTCCTGGATTACGCGCCGGGTTTCCTGCCCGCCGACAAGCCGCGATACCTGATGGGGGTGGGCAAGCCCGATGACATCGTGGGTGCGGTGCAGCGGGGCGTTGACATGATGGATTGCGTGCTGCCGTCCCGGTCCGGGCGGACCGGACAGGCCTGGACGCGGCGGGGCCAGGTCAACATCAAGAATGCCCGCCATGCCGACGATCCGCGCCCGCTGGACGCGGACTGCACCTGCCCGGCCTGCACCGGATACAGCCGCGCCTATCTGCACCACGTCTTTCGTGCAGGCGAAATGATCAGTGGGATGCTGCTGACCTGGCACAACCTGCATTATTTCCAGGAACTGATGGCGGGCCTGCGCGGCGCCATTGCCGAAGGGCGGCTGGACGCGTTTGTGGCCGATTTTCATGCGGTCCGGGCGCAAGGCGACATCGACGCTCTGTGA
- a CDS encoding SUF system Fe-S cluster assembly protein codes for MTEPQEGAPLIAPSTTDHPLYDSIVEACKTVYDPEIPVNIFDLGLIYTIQVNPENEVRVIMTLTAPGCPVAGEMPGWVADAVEPLPGVKQVDVEMTFQPQWGMDMMSDEARLELGFM; via the coding sequence ATGACCGAACCGCAGGAAGGCGCCCCGCTGATCGCGCCCTCGACCACCGACCATCCACTGTATGACAGCATCGTCGAGGCCTGCAAGACTGTTTATGACCCGGAAATCCCGGTCAACATCTTCGATCTGGGGCTGATCTATACCATCCAGGTCAACCCGGAAAACGAGGTGCGGGTCATCATGACCCTGACCGCGCCGGGCTGCCCCGTCGCGGGCGAGATGCCGGGCTGGGTCGCGGACGCGGTGGAACCCTTGCCGGGCGTCAAGCAGGTCGATGTGGAAATGACCTTTCAACCGCAATGGGGCATGGACATGATGTCCGACGAAGCGCGGCTGGAACTGGGCTTCATGTAG
- a CDS encoding HesB/IscA family protein: protein MFAIPGSVPVTITPAAERQIARLMTGKNAFGLRIGLKKGGCAGMEYTMDLVEAAEPHEEVVQQGAARVLIAPRAQMFLFGTEIDYETGLLESGFKFRNPNVTDACGCGESVRFEPLDGSRAAG from the coding sequence ATGTTTGCCATTCCCGGATCCGTGCCGGTCACGATCACGCCCGCCGCCGAACGCCAGATTGCGCGGCTGATGACGGGCAAGAACGCCTTTGGCCTGCGCATCGGGCTGAAAAAGGGCGGTTGCGCAGGCATGGAATACACCATGGACCTGGTCGAGGCGGCAGAGCCGCACGAGGAAGTCGTGCAACAGGGTGCGGCCCGCGTATTGATCGCGCCGCGGGCGCAGATGTTCCTGTTCGGCACCGAGATCGACTATGAAACCGGGCTGCTGGAATCGGGCTTCAAGTTCCGCAATCCCAATGTGACCGATGCCTGCGGGTGCGGGGAATCCGTGCGGTTCGAGCCGCTGGACGGAAGCCGCGCCGCCGGGTGA
- the tpiA gene encoding triose-phosphate isomerase — MAPRKLAAGNWKMNGDLAALAEIDALTAAQAAPGCDVLICPPAVLIHAMKARIGAGAIAVGGQDCHATSSGAHTGDISAAQLRDAGASHVILGHSERRADHGETDAMVAAKAAAAHAAGLTAIICVGETERQRDAGETLAVIASQLDGSIPKGATAANTVIAYEPVWAIGTGRTPTLDQIAEVHALMRERLEDRVADAAQVRLLYGGSVKPANAAAIFAIPHVDGALVGGASLKAADFGPIIAALAAV; from the coding sequence ATGGCACCGCGCAAACTGGCAGCCGGAAACTGGAAGATGAACGGCGATCTTGCCGCCCTGGCCGAGATCGACGCATTGACGGCAGCCCAGGCGGCGCCGGGCTGCGACGTCCTGATCTGCCCGCCTGCTGTCCTGATCCATGCGATGAAGGCGCGGATCGGCGCGGGCGCTATCGCGGTCGGCGGGCAGGATTGCCATGCGACATCCTCGGGCGCCCATACGGGCGATATCTCGGCTGCGCAGTTAAGGGATGCGGGTGCGTCCCATGTGATCCTGGGCCATTCCGAACGCCGCGCCGATCATGGCGAAACCGATGCAATGGTGGCGGCCAAGGCCGCGGCCGCCCATGCCGCCGGTTTGACCGCGATCATCTGCGTGGGCGAGACCGAGAGGCAGCGCGATGCCGGGGAAACCCTGGCGGTGATCGCCTCGCAACTGGATGGATCCATCCCCAAAGGCGCGACGGCGGCCAATACCGTCATCGCCTATGAGCCGGTCTGGGCCATCGGCACCGGACGCACGCCGACCCTTGACCAGATCGCCGAGGTTCATGCGCTGATGCGCGAGCGCCTGGAGGACCGGGTCGCAGATGCGGCGCAGGTCCGGCTGCTTTACGGCGGCAGCGTCAAGCCCGCCAATGCGGCCGCGATCTTTGCCATTCCCCATGTGGACGGCGCCCTTGTCGGCGGGGCCAGCCTCAAGGCGGCTGATTTCGGCCCGATCATCGCGGCCCTGGCGGCAGTTTAG
- a CDS encoding MFS transporter: protein MTARSPWLVLAIVSSALFLIVIDMTALYTALPTLTRDLEASATEKLWIVNAYSLVVAGLLPGAGALGDRYGHRRMFTIGLAIFGAASLAAGFAPTSATLIAARAGLAVGAAAMMPATLSIIRHTFEDPDDRALAIGIWAAVASGGAALGPVIGGALLEHFHWGAVFLINLPVVLAALALTAAFVPRGQGHGHHPFDPVGSLLVLVGLVGVTLAIKEIAKPDPSLTVLLLSALAGLAALALFFRRLRRSANPMIDLTLFHGPRFAGGVIGALVSAAALLGVQLAITQRLQLVQGLSPLQAGLFVLPIPLASFLAGPVAGMMLGRVGAGRLLAATLVVSGAGILVYWAGVGHQGIELASFAIMGAGIGAAMTAASSTIMLSAPADRAGMAASVEEVSYELGGALGIAILGSLMAGIYSASSSAAGLGKKASDSLDGALALAATLPAPQADRLLSIANDAFDQATGAVALAAGLALLAAGAWVGRINRMDGRVQQGA from the coding sequence ATGACCGCCCGTTCCCCCTGGCTTGTGCTGGCCATCGTGTCCAGTGCGCTGTTCCTGATCGTGATCGACATGACGGCGCTTTACACCGCGTTGCCGACGCTGACGCGCGACCTGGAAGCCTCGGCCACGGAAAAGCTGTGGATCGTCAATGCCTATTCCCTGGTCGTGGCGGGGCTGCTGCCGGGCGCGGGCGCGCTTGGCGACCGTTACGGGCACCGGCGGATGTTCACGATCGGCCTGGCGATCTTTGGCGCGGCATCATTGGCGGCCGGCTTTGCGCCCACATCCGCCACCCTGATCGCGGCGCGTGCGGGCCTGGCCGTGGGCGCTGCGGCCATGATGCCCGCCACGCTGTCGATCATCCGCCACACATTCGAGGATCCGGACGACCGCGCCCTTGCCATTGGCATCTGGGCCGCCGTCGCATCGGGCGGCGCGGCGCTTGGCCCGGTGATCGGCGGCGCGCTGCTGGAACATTTCCATTGGGGCGCGGTGTTCCTGATCAACCTGCCGGTGGTGCTGGCGGCGCTTGCCCTGACGGCCGCCTTTGTGCCTCGGGGCCAAGGTCATGGACACCATCCCTTTGATCCTGTCGGATCGCTGCTGGTCCTGGTCGGGCTGGTCGGCGTGACGCTGGCCATCAAGGAAATCGCCAAGCCGGACCCGTCGCTGACGGTGCTGCTGTTGTCCGCCCTGGCGGGCCTTGCCGCCCTGGCGCTGTTCTTTCGCCGCCTGCGCCGCAGCGCCAATCCGATGATCGACCTGACGCTGTTCCACGGCCCCCGATTTGCAGGGGGCGTAATTGGCGCCCTTGTCTCGGCTGCGGCCCTGCTGGGGGTTCAGCTTGCCATCACACAGCGCCTGCAACTGGTTCAGGGGCTGTCGCCGCTGCAAGCGGGGCTTTTCGTCCTGCCGATCCCGCTGGCGTCGTTCCTAGCCGGGCCGGTCGCCGGCATGATGCTGGGCCGGGTTGGCGCAGGCCGCCTGCTGGCGGCGACGCTTGTTGTCAGCGGGGCGGGCATCCTGGTTTACTGGGCAGGCGTAGGCCACCAGGGGATCGAACTGGCAAGCTTTGCCATCATGGGCGCGGGCATCGGGGCTGCGATGACGGCGGCCTCGTCCACCATCATGCTAAGCGCGCCCGCCGACCGGGCGGGCATGGCGGCATCGGTCGAGGAAGTGTCCTATGAACTGGGCGGCGCGCTTGGCATTGCCATCCTGGGCAGCCTGATGGCCGGAATTTACAGTGCTTCGTCCAGTGCAGCAGGCTTGGGAAAAAAGGCCTCGGATTCGCTGGATGGCGCCCTGGCCCTGGCCGCGACCTTGCCCGCGCCCCAGGCTGATCGCCTGCTGTCCATCGCCAATGACGCCTTCGACCAGGCCACGGGGGCGGTGGCCCTTGCGGCAGGCCTGGCGC